One genomic window of Candidatus Cloacimonadota bacterium includes the following:
- a CDS encoding EH signature domain-containing protein, producing KISMLLPLFYALMKNWISADTEPLKKLISEKLQNINTQNRNFTAIKSKAVYYLPSDGIIALCDEIIKRNERLDNVSDFLEIPQSMAHYEYFGEAAETYTKLITRTPDFINKIDEILSFLKEHDSKDTHKKCVEKIVLKLDKISASESIRMEMLNFCFQYIGDPSSDHNWSPWVNSNENDRQNLEGARKVLNNWLAKKFIYLFFDKLSMDSSRRIFWNRYIDHVTNFKIYMDNVAVLSFKRNNQEIEPAILKHKLGILEYGGGTSSFVLVIKNYHFVEFSQTGGACYIYKSENKNKLNLNWDRVSLSQLKNSNNRQMAVRLKDGYCYHRDEGRVFHQGNWQQKFKFWIKEHLGI from the coding sequence AAAATCAGCATGCTTCTACCACTTTTTTATGCCCTAATGAAAAACTGGATAAGCGCAGATACAGAACCGCTAAAAAAACTTATTTCTGAAAAACTTCAAAATATTAACACGCAAAATCGAAATTTTACGGCAATCAAATCAAAGGCTGTTTATTATTTACCTTCTGATGGAATTATTGCCTTATGTGACGAAATAATCAAAAGAAATGAGCGATTGGATAATGTTTCAGACTTTCTTGAAATACCTCAATCAATGGCACACTATGAATATTTTGGTGAAGCAGCGGAAACTTATACAAAGCTTATTACCAGAACTCCTGATTTTATAAACAAAATTGATGAAATTTTATCTTTTTTAAAAGAACATGATTCAAAAGATACTCATAAAAAATGTGTTGAAAAAATTGTTTTAAAACTGGACAAAATTAGTGCTTCTGAATCAATACGTATGGAAATGCTTAATTTCTGTTTTCAATATATTGGTGATCCTTCTTCAGATCATAACTGGTCTCCATGGGTAAATTCAAATGAAAATGACAGGCAAAATTTAGAGGGTGCGAGAAAGGTTTTAAATAATTGGCTTGCCAAAAAATTTATTTATCTCTTTTTTGATAAGCTATCGATGGATTCAAGTAGACGTATTTTCTGGAATCGTTACATAGATCATGTAACTAACTTTAAAATTTATATGGATAATGTAGCGGTTTTGTCTTTTAAACGAAACAACCAGGAGATAGAGCCGGCTATTTTAAAACATAAACTCGGGATACTTGAATATGGTGGGGGAACCAGTTCCTTTGTTTTAGTAATTAAAAATTATCATTTTGTAGAATTCAGTCAAACAGGCGGTGCATGTTATATTTACAAATCTGAGAATAAAAATAAACTAAATTTGAATTGGGACAGAGTTAGTTTGAGTCAACTAAAAAATTCAAATAACAGGCAAATGGCAGTAAGATTAAAAGACGGATATTGTTATCATAGAGATGAAGGCAGAGTGTTTCATCAAGGCAATTGGCAGCAAAAATTTAAATTTTGGATAAAAGAACATTTGGGAATTTGA